The region CGTCGCATCCCCGGCATCAGCCGGCAAAACCGAGAATTTTACATGGAGTACCGAGATGATCAGCGATGAGGTTGTGCCGACGCATACACTTATTATATCCAGTCCCGGTGGATCCATTACGATCGAACCGAGCGATCAGAACATTATCTCATTGAAAGCGACACTCGAGATGGTCAATGTCGACAAAAGAAATATGGACCGCTTTGCACAAGAAACGAAAGTCACTCTGGAACCGCGTAAGGACAGCTATCAGGTTATTGTTAAAACTCCCGAATCGATTGGGATAACATTGAAAAATCTACCCAGAATCGTCAGGGGTTGTATTGAAGAACTCAAAGGCGGCGGGTGGAACTATTTTCCGTCGGCGGAAGTCGATTTGGAAATAAAAATTCCTCGTGACATGCCGGCGCAAATCGAAACCAGCTACGGCAACGTCTCGGTGACCGGTATCAGCGGAGAGATTGAGATTGTTAATGAAAGCGGCGAGGTCACGCTTCAAGACATTGGGGGCGGCGCCAAGATACGAAACAGCTATGGCAAAGTCAGCGTCTTACACTGCTCCGGCGATATCGCCGTCATTAATAGCAGCGGCGAAGTCGATATCGAGGGCGCCGGCGGCACCGTCGATGTTCAATCCTCCTATGAAGACATCTCCGTTCGGCAGGTCTCAGGAGCCGTCATCCTTCGCAATGAGAGCGGCCGGGTGACAGCGATCGATATCGGTGGTGATGTGCAAATTGAGAGTTCCTATGAGCCGGTGCGGGTCGCGCACGTAACCGGCGGGGCGACGATCACTTGCGAGAGCGGCGCGATCAACGTTCTGGACATCGGCGGCGACGCCCACATCAAAACCTCCTATGAACCGGTCGAGCTGAGCGATGTCAAAGGAAGCGCCGGGATCGACGCCTCGAATTCCGAGATCTCGGTCGAGGGGGTTTTGGGATCCGTCGATATTAAGTCCAGCTATGAGCGCGTTCACGTTTTGAAGGTCGGCGGATATTGCACTGTCCGAACCGAATCAGCGCAAGTGATATTGGGTGAAATCACGGGAGAGGTGAACGTCCGATCGAGCTACGAATCTATCGAAGCCCGCAATATCGGCGGCGCCCTCTCGATCGACGGAGATTCCAGCCCCGTCATCGTCGATAGGGTCGACGGACCCCTCAAGATCCAGAACAGCTATGAATACGTCATCGTGAAGGGCACGAAATCCTCGGTGCAGATCACCGGGAGCAGCAGCCCGGTTGAGATTTCTGAGATCCGCGCCTTCCCCAGCGATGGCCTGATCGATGTCGCCACATCATATGAACGAATCACCCTCTACCTCCCCGCGGATCCTTCGGCCCGCATCCGGGCTGCGACCAGCGACGGCGAGATCGAATCCGACTTCCCCATGACCTACCAGAAGAATGGGGAGTGGAGAGCGGAGATGGAGCTGGGTTCGGGAGGGTGTGAGATCACCCTTGAGACCTCAGGCGACATCTATATAAAGAAGGCTCATTGATCCGGCCTTCCGTCAAAGACCGGATCAGCAGCTTGGGTTGCAACCGCTGGCCGCATTGAAGACCGCCACAATGAAGCTTGCCGTCGTGAATATTTTCATACTATCATAGGTTAGTACTAAATTTTGAAGTTCTCCGGAGGG is a window of Candidatus Eisenbacteria bacterium DNA encoding:
- a CDS encoding DUF4097 domain-containing protein, which gives rise to MTTRTRPTMGFLAQSIIASAFLIASPFLVASPASAGKTENFTWSTEMISDEVVPTHTLIISSPGGSITIEPSDQNIISLKATLEMVNVDKRNMDRFAQETKVTLEPRKDSYQVIVKTPESIGITLKNLPRIVRGCIEELKGGGWNYFPSAEVDLEIKIPRDMPAQIETSYGNVSVTGISGEIEIVNESGEVTLQDIGGGAKIRNSYGKVSVLHCSGDIAVINSSGEVDIEGAGGTVDVQSSYEDISVRQVSGAVILRNESGRVTAIDIGGDVQIESSYEPVRVAHVTGGATITCESGAINVLDIGGDAHIKTSYEPVELSDVKGSAGIDASNSEISVEGVLGSVDIKSSYERVHVLKVGGYCTVRTESAQVILGEITGEVNVRSSYESIEARNIGGALSIDGDSSPVIVDRVDGPLKIQNSYEYVIVKGTKSSVQITGSSSPVEISEIRAFPSDGLIDVATSYERITLYLPADPSARIRAATSDGEIESDFPMTYQKNGEWRAEMELGSGGCEITLETSGDIYIKKAH